In one Dreissena polymorpha isolate Duluth1 chromosome 7, UMN_Dpol_1.0, whole genome shotgun sequence genomic region, the following are encoded:
- the LOC127839148 gene encoding uncharacterized protein LOC127839148, whose amino-acid sequence MGRFRNTDSLKGDDFMISEYQIPSTRDALEETPKTDVYLDPHHNMFVFAGDSTLNIFGGEIEFRAQVEKRISSEIIRLRSEDVAIHDESVVEIPIVNLVLNGDLDTLKTLTRAIDNGTPSVLIKGSKGVTDCLSYAVENTSETNNRHQHVSMDSNNEVIKGMLENTEIPFDTFTTFQQKCLQQPHLLSVVNLCNVVGKLEEAILDILKTLVLTDGFHFTVSLTSIVSYTI is encoded by the exons ATGGGCCGTTTTAGGAATACAGACTCACTGAAG GGTGATGACTTCATGATCAGTGAATACCAAATACCAAGTACACGCGATGCTCTAGAAGAAACTCCGAAAACGGACGTTTACTTGGATCCACATCATAACATGTTCGTCTTTGCGGGAGACTCTACGCTGAACATATTCGGTGGAGAAATTGAGTTTCGGGCCCAAGTAGAAAAACGCATCTCGTCCGAAATTATCAGATTAAGGAGTGAAG ACGTAGCAATACATGACGAGTCGGTCGTGGAAATTCCAATCGTTAATCTCGTACTCAACGGAGACCTCGACACGTTGAAGACTCTTACGCGTGCAATTGACAACGGCACGCCTTCAGTGCTTATAAAAGGATCAAAAGGtgtgacagattgtttatcatatGCGGTCGAAAACACTTCTGAAACCAATAACCG ACATCAACATGTTAGTATGGACAGCAATAACGAGGTCATAAAGGGCATGCTAGAGAACACTGAAATACCATTCGACACATTCacaacatttcaacaaaaatgcCTGCAACAGCCACATCTTCTGTCGGTCGTCAATCTCTGCAACGTGGTTGGCAAGCTTGAAGAGGCAATATTGGATATTTTAAAGACACTTGTGTTAACAGATGGTTTTCACTTCACTGTAAGTTTAACGTCCATAGTATCGTATACAATATAG